A section of the Streptomyces sp. SCL15-4 genome encodes:
- a CDS encoding MBL fold metallo-hydrolase, giving the protein MRIHHLNCGSMLGIPPLRSGAGTSAPDRERAAVCHCLLIETDADGLLLVETGLGTGDLRDPTGSLKADWVAYARPVLDPAETALSQVVRLGYAAADVRHIVLTHLHRDHTGGLPDFPHARVHVHPDEYRAVGDPAAAHHRHSLDRFMAAHRAHGPLLTPAPVAEPARWFGFPGVVRPEGLSLELLLVPLPGHSAGHAGVAVRDGDGRWLLHAGDAYMYHGELEAGPPLAHPVLEPVQRGAQVDAAARVATRDRLRALRRDHADEVTVFSAHDPWEFARLAAR; this is encoded by the coding sequence ATGCGTATCCATCATCTCAACTGCGGTTCCATGCTGGGGATTCCACCATTGCGGTCCGGGGCCGGCACGAGTGCGCCGGACCGGGAGCGGGCCGCCGTCTGCCACTGTCTGCTCATCGAGACGGACGCGGACGGGCTTCTCCTGGTGGAGACCGGCCTCGGCACCGGCGATCTCCGTGACCCCACAGGGTCGTTGAAGGCGGACTGGGTGGCGTACGCCCGGCCCGTGCTGGACCCGGCGGAGACCGCGCTGAGCCAGGTCGTACGGCTCGGGTACGCGGCGGCGGACGTACGGCACATCGTGCTCACCCATCTGCACCGCGACCACACCGGAGGGCTGCCGGACTTCCCGCACGCCCGTGTGCACGTGCATCCCGACGAGTACCGGGCCGTCGGCGATCCCGCGGCGGCGCACCACCGGCACAGCCTGGACCGCTTCATGGCGGCGCACCGGGCGCACGGCCCGCTGCTGACACCCGCGCCCGTGGCGGAACCCGCGCGGTGGTTCGGTTTCCCGGGAGTGGTGCGGCCGGAAGGGCTGTCGCTCGAACTGCTGCTGGTGCCGCTGCCCGGTCACTCGGCGGGACACGCGGGCGTGGCCGTGCGCGACGGCGACGGGCGGTGGCTGCTGCACGCGGGCGACGCGTACATGTACCACGGTGAACTGGAGGCCGGTCCGCCGCTCGCCCACCCCGTTCTCGAGCCGGTCCAGCGTGGCGCGCAGGTCGATGCGGCGGCGCGTGTCGCGACGCGTGACCGCCTGCGTGCCCTGCGCCGCGACCACGCGGACGAGGTGACCGTCTTCAGTGCCCACGATCCCTGGGAGTTCGCCCGGCTCGCCGCCCGGTAG
- a CDS encoding helix-turn-helix domain-containing protein, with protein MTHQTVGHGPSGDRDGPLADCPDDVLVPPGDQPRCPVDITLAVLNGRWTPLVLREFLRRGQATYTELSTALPALSDKVLSDRLAQLTRAGVIERHRIPGWPPRVRYVLTGPGRALEPVVRGMWEWGTARRDTSA; from the coding sequence GTGACTCACCAAACGGTTGGACACGGGCCGAGCGGTGACCGGGACGGCCCGCTGGCCGACTGCCCGGACGACGTCCTCGTGCCGCCCGGCGACCAGCCGCGCTGTCCCGTCGACATCACCCTCGCGGTACTGAACGGCCGTTGGACCCCGCTGGTGCTCCGCGAGTTCCTGCGCCGCGGCCAGGCCACCTACACCGAGCTGTCCACCGCCCTGCCCGCCCTCTCGGACAAGGTCCTCTCCGACCGGCTGGCCCAGTTGACCAGGGCGGGCGTCATCGAACGCCATCGGATCCCCGGCTGGCCTCCCCGGGTCCGCTACGTCCTGACCGGCCCCGGCCGGGCGCTGGAGCCGGTGGTGCGCGGCATGTGGGAATGGGGTACGGCACGCCGGGACACCTCCGCCTGA
- a CDS encoding RimK family alpha-L-glutamate ligase, translating to MVDQHRAVPGTPAPADVWMLVRHRPSVLRRSTRDLAAALADAHGSRFAVWHTDELLFGVQGGRLTLRTLGGMELPAPEVVCVRQVAGPMRDDREVTLLRHLTRMGSTLVNSLDAQLKSRNKIWQFQELALAGLPVPDTLSYATAPLEGVVRSPGLDTPCVVKSVGGAKGGQVFLAPDPHLLREVAGSLTQETPFLFQEHVATSHGRTLRVLVVDGEPVGAVLHTSHDGALAANIAKGGSATPCSGRHPRAEELAVRAARVLGLDIAGVDLLFAGEDTYTLCEVNAVPGWRPELTAVVPAITACVARRLSALDRTGPPRPSPS from the coding sequence GTGGTCGATCAGCACCGGGCCGTGCCGGGAACCCCGGCGCCCGCCGACGTCTGGATGCTGGTACGGCACCGGCCGTCGGTGCTGCGCCGCTCCACCCGCGACCTGGCGGCGGCGCTCGCCGACGCCCACGGCTCCCGCTTCGCGGTCTGGCACACCGACGAACTGCTCTTCGGGGTCCAGGGCGGACGGCTGACGCTGCGCACCCTCGGCGGCATGGAACTGCCCGCCCCCGAAGTGGTGTGCGTCCGCCAGGTGGCCGGCCCCATGCGCGACGACCGCGAGGTGACGCTGCTGCGGCACCTGACGCGCATGGGCAGCACCCTCGTCAACTCGCTCGACGCCCAGCTCAAGTCCCGCAACAAGATCTGGCAGTTCCAGGAACTCGCCCTGGCCGGACTGCCGGTGCCCGACACCCTCTCCTACGCCACCGCCCCGCTGGAGGGCGTCGTCCGCAGCCCCGGCCTGGACACGCCGTGCGTGGTGAAGTCCGTCGGCGGCGCCAAGGGCGGGCAGGTCTTCCTGGCTCCCGATCCGCACCTGCTGCGGGAGGTGGCCGGCAGCCTCACGCAGGAGACGCCGTTCCTCTTCCAGGAACACGTGGCCACGTCGCACGGCCGCACCCTGCGTGTGCTCGTGGTCGACGGCGAACCGGTGGGCGCCGTCCTGCACACCTCCCACGACGGCGCCCTCGCCGCCAACATCGCCAAAGGCGGCTCTGCCACCCCGTGTTCCGGCCGTCATCCACGCGCGGAGGAGCTGGCGGTGCGCGCGGCCCGCGTCCTGGGCCTGGACATCGCCGGAGTGGACCTGCTGTTCGCCGGCGAGGACACCTACACTCTCTGCGAGGTGAACGCCGTGCCGGGCTGGCGCCCGGAGCTGACGGCGGTCGTCCCGGCCATCACCGCCTGCGTCGCCCGGCGCCTGTCCGCCCTCGACCGAACCGGCCCGCCCCGACCGTCCCCGTCGTAA
- a CDS encoding helix-turn-helix domain-containing protein codes for MVARTRLDADPCPVARSIDAIGDWWSLLIVRDAFDGSRRFGQFQRSLGIARNILTTRLRALERAGVMETVPASDGSPYQEYVLTEKGRGLFPVIVALRQWGEAHCFAPGEAHSRLLDRRDRRPLGPLEIRTGDGRPIGPEETFVEKIDPADGTR; via the coding sequence ATGGTCGCCCGCACCCGGCTCGACGCCGACCCCTGCCCCGTCGCCCGGTCGATCGACGCCATCGGAGACTGGTGGTCGCTGCTGATCGTGCGCGACGCCTTCGACGGCAGCCGCCGCTTCGGTCAGTTCCAGCGCAGCCTGGGGATCGCCAGGAACATCCTCACCACACGGCTGCGCGCGCTGGAGCGGGCCGGGGTGATGGAGACCGTACCCGCCTCCGACGGCAGCCCTTACCAGGAGTACGTGCTCACGGAGAAGGGACGCGGCCTCTTCCCGGTGATCGTGGCGCTGCGCCAGTGGGGCGAGGCGCACTGCTTCGCCCCGGGGGAAGCGCATTCGCGGCTCCTCGACCGGCGCGACCGGCGCCCGCTGGGCCCACTGGAGATCCGCACCGGCGACGGGCGTCCGATCGGCCCGGAGGAGACGTTCGTCGAGAAGATCGATCCCGCCGACGGCACCCGCTGA
- a CDS encoding MFS transporter, which produces MPSDCSTAGGRTARDTTLAPTGPPPTRLVLLFAVACGSAVANVYFAQPLLVTLGDRFSLGPGLLGALVAVTQLGYAAGLFLLVPLGDLADRRKLITIQLGLLSAALLAVGLAPGTAALLAALAVVGALAVVAQTMVAAAAHLTAPAFRGRVVGAVTSGVITGILLARTVAGILADLAGWRSVYLFSAALTATLAVLLRRALPAGGPPPAARLPYRSLPASTVALFARHRLLRVRGALALLVFAAFSTLWSTVVQPLSSPPWSLSHTAIGAFGLAGAAGALAAGVAGRWNDRGLAQRTTGTALVLLALSWLPLAFTRQSLWALAVGAVLLDFAVQAVHVTNQTLVHAVRPDAGSRIIGGYMIFYSAGSALGATASSLAYAAAGWTGVTALGAAFSCAALLLWATTRSS; this is translated from the coding sequence ATGCCGAGTGACTGCTCCACGGCGGGCGGACGGACGGCCCGTGACACCACGCTCGCACCGACCGGACCGCCGCCCACGCGCCTGGTCCTGCTCTTCGCCGTCGCCTGCGGCAGCGCGGTGGCCAACGTCTACTTCGCCCAGCCCCTCCTGGTCACCCTCGGCGACCGGTTCTCGCTGGGCCCGGGCCTGCTCGGCGCCCTGGTCGCCGTCACCCAACTCGGTTACGCGGCGGGCCTGTTCCTGCTCGTACCGCTCGGCGATCTGGCCGACCGCCGGAAGCTGATCACGATTCAGCTCGGCCTGCTCTCCGCCGCCCTGCTGGCGGTCGGGCTGGCCCCCGGGACCGCCGCGCTGCTCGCCGCTCTCGCCGTGGTCGGCGCGCTCGCCGTCGTAGCCCAGACGATGGTCGCCGCGGCGGCCCACCTCACCGCCCCAGCCTTCCGCGGACGAGTCGTCGGAGCGGTCACCAGCGGGGTGATCACCGGCATCCTGCTGGCCCGCACGGTGGCGGGCATCCTGGCCGACCTGGCCGGATGGCGGTCCGTCTACCTCTTCTCGGCCGCCCTCACCGCCACGCTCGCCGTGCTGCTGCGCCGCGCCCTGCCGGCCGGCGGCCCGCCGCCGGCCGCCCGGCTGCCGTACCGGAGCCTGCCGGCGTCCACCGTCGCCCTGTTCGCCCGCCACCGCCTGCTCCGGGTCCGCGGCGCGCTGGCACTCCTCGTCTTCGCCGCCTTCAGCACCCTGTGGAGCACCGTCGTCCAGCCCCTCAGCAGCCCGCCGTGGTCGCTGTCGCACACCGCGATCGGCGCGTTCGGGCTCGCCGGGGCGGCCGGTGCCCTGGCCGCGGGCGTCGCCGGCCGATGGAACGACCGCGGGCTCGCGCAGCGGACCACCGGCACCGCGCTGGTCCTGCTCGCACTGTCCTGGCTCCCGCTCGCGTTCACCCGGCAGTCCCTGTGGGCGCTCGCCGTCGGAGCGGTCCTGCTGGACTTCGCCGTCCAGGCCGTGCACGTGACCAACCAGACCCTCGTCCACGCGGTGCGCCCGGACGCGGGAAGCCGGATCATCGGCGGCTACATGATCTTCTACTCGGCCGGCAGCGCCCTCGGCGCCACCGCCTCCTCACTGGCCTACGCGGCGGCGGGCTGGACCGGGGTGACCGCGCTCGGAGCGGCCTTCAGCTGCGCCGCGCTGCTGCTGTGGGCGACGACCCGCAGCTCGTGA
- a CDS encoding phenylalanine 4-monooxygenase has translation MSGIQVRTPVAADGRLGEAGEHPGLSDPDYLSRRRAIAAQARGHRVGDPSPPVEYTASEERTWRTVHRALWTAQDEHACRAALDARRYAPVPADHIPQHAEVGAHLRRLTGFDFTLAGGVVANKRFLGSMADGYFHAVQFVRHPAVPLFTPEPDVVHDVFGHGIHLASPAFARIYRLIGKAALRVEREDVLQMISDVYWFTLEYGVLDEGGAPKAYGAALLSSFGEIGRLHEADVRPLDVDAMLATPYDIRGYQPVLFGARTLDEVNDTLAAFLEDLDDDSEPRRRPGPGDGGTAGR, from the coding sequence ATGAGCGGCATCCAGGTGCGAACACCCGTCGCGGCCGACGGCCGACTGGGCGAGGCCGGCGAGCACCCCGGGCTCAGCGATCCGGACTATCTGTCCCGGCGCCGGGCGATCGCCGCGCAGGCCCGCGGGCACCGGGTCGGCGACCCGTCCCCGCCGGTGGAGTACACCGCGAGCGAGGAGAGAACCTGGCGCACCGTCCACCGGGCGCTGTGGACGGCCCAGGACGAGCACGCGTGCCGCGCCGCCCTCGACGCCAGGCGGTACGCCCCGGTCCCCGCGGACCACATCCCGCAGCACGCCGAGGTCGGCGCGCACCTGCGGCGGCTGACCGGCTTCGACTTCACCCTCGCCGGAGGAGTGGTCGCCAACAAGCGGTTCCTGGGATCGATGGCGGACGGCTACTTCCACGCGGTGCAGTTCGTCCGCCACCCCGCCGTACCGCTGTTCACCCCGGAGCCCGACGTCGTCCACGACGTCTTCGGCCACGGCATCCACCTCGCCTCGCCCGCCTTCGCCCGGATCTACCGTTTGATCGGAAAGGCGGCGCTGCGGGTGGAGCGCGAGGACGTGCTGCAGATGATCAGCGACGTGTACTGGTTCACCCTGGAGTACGGCGTCCTCGACGAGGGCGGGGCGCCCAAGGCGTACGGCGCGGCCCTGCTCTCCTCCTTCGGAGAGATCGGCCGGCTGCACGAGGCCGACGTCCGGCCGCTGGACGTCGACGCGATGCTCGCCACCCCGTACGACATCCGCGGCTACCAGCCGGTCCTCTTCGGCGCCCGCACCCTGGACGAGGTCAACGACACCCTGGCCGCCTTCCTGGAGGACCTCGACGACGACAGCGAACCACGCCGGCGCCCGGGCCCGGGGGACGGCGGTACCGCCGGCCGCTGA
- a CDS encoding alpha/beta fold hydrolase produces the protein MMFDHDGTPVRTGRAAVNGTSLHYRTAGSGPAVVLLHGVPKTSYHWRHLVPKLTPHYTVVVPDLRGLGDSARPSDGYDSATMSDDIAELMNHLGHETYAVAGEDWGAVIGYQLAARHRDHVTALVFAEALLPGFGFEDHTALTPENVFGGMHLWHLGFYFQPDIPEMLIAGHERELITYMIKYERGRPDSATPDALDEYVRCYSMPGGIRAMLSIYRAMLVDAEQNRQTAQKKLDIPVLALGGSAFIGDRNESQMRLMAHDVTGHTFDAGHDLAEEVPDEMAGVLLPFLAGHQ, from the coding sequence ATGATGTTCGACCATGACGGAACGCCCGTCCGCACGGGCCGAGCCGCCGTCAACGGAACGAGTCTGCACTACCGCACAGCCGGGTCCGGCCCCGCGGTGGTGCTGCTGCACGGCGTACCCAAGACCAGCTACCACTGGCGCCATCTCGTCCCGAAGCTGACGCCCCACTACACCGTCGTCGTCCCGGACCTTCGCGGTCTCGGCGACTCCGCCCGCCCGTCGGACGGCTACGACTCCGCGACGATGAGCGACGACATCGCCGAGCTGATGAACCACCTCGGACACGAGACATACGCCGTGGCGGGCGAGGACTGGGGAGCGGTGATCGGCTACCAGCTCGCCGCACGCCACCGCGACCACGTCACCGCTCTCGTGTTCGCCGAGGCCCTGCTCCCCGGATTCGGCTTCGAGGACCACACAGCCCTCACCCCCGAGAACGTCTTCGGCGGCATGCACCTGTGGCACCTGGGCTTCTACTTCCAGCCGGACATACCCGAGATGCTGATCGCCGGACACGAGCGCGAGCTGATCACCTACATGATCAAGTACGAGCGCGGCCGGCCCGACAGCGCCACTCCCGACGCGCTCGACGAATACGTGCGCTGCTACTCCATGCCCGGCGGAATCCGCGCGATGCTCTCCATCTACCGGGCCATGCTCGTCGACGCCGAACAGAACCGGCAGACCGCACAGAAGAAACTGGACATCCCGGTCCTGGCCCTCGGCGGATCCGCGTTCATCGGCGACCGCAACGAGTCCCAGATGCGACTCATGGCCCACGACGTCACCGGACACACCTTCGACGCCGGCCACGACCTCGCGGAGGAAGTGCCCGACGAGATGGCCGGCGTCCTCCTGCCGTTCCTGGCCGGACACCAGTAA
- a CDS encoding helix-turn-helix domain-containing protein, whose translation MARTREFDTEAAVSRAMELFWTRGYEATSVRDLTGHLGIGQGSLYAAFGDKDGLYRAALEHYRTTLAAAALRDLEEGADARSAIRTMLVERIRIAAEGDGRGCLAVNAACERLPEDAATRRTVRDMQDASREALAEVLRVARERGEIAERHDPHTLAAFLVTFLNGLLVSSKITPDVSALEPLVEVALATLD comes from the coding sequence ATGGCAAGGACCCGGGAGTTCGACACCGAGGCGGCGGTGAGCCGCGCGATGGAGCTGTTCTGGACGCGCGGCTACGAGGCCACCTCGGTACGCGACCTGACCGGGCACCTGGGAATCGGGCAGGGGTCCCTGTACGCCGCGTTCGGCGACAAGGACGGCCTGTACCGGGCGGCGCTGGAGCACTACCGCACCACCCTCGCGGCGGCCGCCCTGCGCGACCTGGAGGAAGGGGCGGACGCCCGGTCGGCGATCCGCACGATGCTGGTCGAGCGGATCCGGATCGCCGCGGAAGGCGACGGCCGGGGCTGTCTGGCGGTCAATGCCGCCTGCGAGCGCCTGCCGGAGGACGCGGCGACCCGGCGCACCGTGCGCGACATGCAGGACGCCAGCCGCGAAGCGCTCGCCGAAGTGCTGCGGGTCGCGAGGGAGCGGGGCGAGATCGCGGAACGGCACGACCCGCACACCCTCGCCGCCTTCCTCGTCACCTTCCTCAACGGACTGCTGGTCTCCTCGAAGATCACGCCGGACGTCTCCGCCCTCGAGCCCCTTGTGGAGGTCGCGCTGGCCACCCTCGACTGA
- a CDS encoding TetR/AcrR family transcriptional regulator: MSKPDASTTPRERYRAQVREEIKRHAWEQIATAGASALSLNAIAKRMGMSGPALYRYFAGRDELINALITDAYRSLADTFRARAEAGTDLRDLAQALREWALADPQRYFLVYGTPVPGYRAPDDTTRIVSEVMAVILDACTAENLPDVPPSPLEAHLDEHRAWAGEHPAPPQALRRALAFWTRLHGALSLELAGHFTGMRFDPARLYDAEADSVADR; encoded by the coding sequence GTGAGCAAGCCGGATGCGAGCACCACTCCCAGGGAGCGCTACCGCGCCCAGGTGCGGGAGGAGATCAAGAGGCACGCCTGGGAGCAGATCGCGACCGCCGGGGCGTCCGCGCTCTCGCTCAACGCCATCGCCAAGCGGATGGGCATGAGCGGACCGGCGCTGTACCGCTACTTCGCCGGCCGCGACGAGCTGATCAACGCGCTCATCACGGACGCCTACCGCAGCCTGGCCGACACCTTCCGCGCCCGCGCCGAGGCCGGCACCGACCTGCGCGACCTCGCGCAGGCGCTGCGCGAGTGGGCCCTGGCCGACCCGCAGCGCTACTTCCTCGTCTACGGCACCCCCGTGCCCGGCTACCGGGCCCCCGACGACACCACCCGGATCGTCTCCGAGGTCATGGCCGTCATCCTCGACGCCTGCACCGCCGAGAACCTCCCCGACGTGCCGCCGTCGCCGCTGGAGGCACATCTGGACGAACACCGTGCCTGGGCCGGAGAGCATCCGGCCCCACCGCAGGCCCTGCGCCGCGCCCTCGCCTTCTGGACCCGCCTGCACGGCGCCCTGTCCCTCGAACTCGCGGGCCACTTCACCGGCATGCGCTTCGACCCGGCCCGGCTCTACGACGCCGAGGCGGACTCCGTCGCGGACCGCTGA
- a CDS encoding HD domain-containing protein: protein MSDERRLLAEKTPFPDGLDERLRAQLTFLVEVDQLKTILRQSPLAAADRRENDAEHSWHLAMMVVILAEHSDEPIDIGHTVQLVLLHDLVEIYAGDTPLYDSAAGVDQHEREVAAAEELFGLLPDDQARRMRSLWDEFEERRTPEAKFAKAMDRLQPLLLNWMARGGTWRTPGVTADDVRARKAVIAEASSSLWTAGRRLIDEGEARGWSRSAAPRP, encoded by the coding sequence ATGAGTGATGAACGCCGCCTGCTCGCGGAGAAGACGCCCTTCCCCGACGGCCTCGACGAGCGACTGCGCGCCCAACTCACCTTCCTCGTGGAGGTGGACCAGCTCAAGACCATCCTCCGGCAGTCTCCTCTGGCCGCCGCGGACCGCCGTGAGAACGACGCCGAGCACTCGTGGCACCTGGCGATGATGGTGGTGATCCTCGCCGAACACTCCGACGAGCCCATCGACATCGGGCACACGGTCCAGCTCGTCCTGCTGCACGATCTGGTGGAGATCTACGCCGGCGACACTCCGCTCTACGACAGTGCCGCCGGTGTCGATCAGCACGAGCGGGAAGTGGCCGCGGCCGAGGAGCTGTTCGGCCTGCTGCCGGACGACCAGGCGCGGCGGATGCGCTCGCTGTGGGACGAGTTCGAGGAACGCCGCACGCCGGAGGCCAAGTTCGCCAAGGCGATGGACCGGTTGCAGCCTCTGTTGCTCAACTGGATGGCCCGCGGCGGCACGTGGCGCACTCCGGGCGTCACGGCGGACGATGTCCGCGCCCGTAAGGCCGTGATCGCGGAGGCGTCCTCCTCGCTGTGGACGGCCGGGCGGCGCCTCATCGACGAGGGAGAGGCGCGCGGCTGGTCGAGGAGCGCCGCGCCCCGGCCCTGA
- a CDS encoding TetR/AcrR family transcriptional regulator, with translation MNDSGEGAGHTGPSRRKDARRNKETLLDAAAAVFVTAGVEAPVRDIAAKAGVGVGTIYRHFPTRADLIVAVYRHQVDACAEAGPALLASSATPYAALRQWIGLFVDFLVTKHGLAGVLRSDNAGFDTLHAYFLDRLLPVCTELLDAAAAAGEIHSDVEAYTLMRGVGNLCAGAESDDRYDARRLVDLLVTGLSASR, from the coding sequence GTGAACGACAGCGGCGAGGGTGCCGGGCACACGGGCCCGTCCCGGCGGAAGGACGCCCGGCGCAACAAGGAGACCCTGCTGGACGCGGCCGCCGCGGTCTTCGTCACGGCGGGCGTGGAGGCGCCGGTGCGGGACATCGCGGCCAAGGCGGGTGTCGGCGTCGGCACCATCTACCGCCACTTCCCGACCCGGGCGGATCTCATCGTCGCCGTCTACCGGCACCAGGTCGACGCCTGCGCGGAGGCCGGTCCGGCACTGCTGGCGTCGAGCGCGACGCCTTACGCCGCGCTACGGCAGTGGATCGGCCTGTTCGTCGACTTCCTGGTCACCAAGCACGGGCTCGCCGGCGTACTGCGGTCGGACAACGCCGGCTTCGACACCCTGCACGCCTACTTCCTGGACCGCCTGCTGCCGGTCTGCACGGAGCTGCTCGACGCCGCGGCCGCGGCCGGTGAGATCCACTCCGACGTCGAGGCCTACACCCTCATGCGCGGCGTCGGGAACCTCTGCGCCGGGGCGGAGAGCGACGACCGCTACGACGCGCGCCGCCTGGTCGATCTCCTCGTCACCGGTCTGAGCGCCTCCCGCTGA